In bacterium, the DNA window GGGTGGTTCGAATCGTGAGGCGCGTCCCGGCGCCCGATCGGACGGCCCGGGAGATGCCGCGCAGGCTCGTGAGGCCCGCCGCGGGGTCCGCCCGCGCGGCAGCGATCGCCAGCGTCCTGGCGACTCTGCTTGCCGCTCCGGGCGCCGGCGGCGCAGGCGTCGCGCCGGCGGACCCGCACGTCTTCATGCGGGACCCGGCGCGCTGCACCGACTGCCACGAGACGGCGCCGCAGCGGGGCCGCGACGACCACCTCTCGGTGACCTTCAAGGACACGATCGTCAACCTCTGCAGCACCTGCCACCAGGACGAGCACCACCGCGAGGAGCACCCGGTGGAGATCCGCCCGGAAGGCGCCGTACCCGACGACCTGCACCTGGACAGCACGTACACCGTCACCTGCGCGACCTGCCACGACCCGCACGGTCCGGCCGAGGCGGACCGGCCGTACCTGCCGCAGACCCTGCTCGAGCGGGTCGCCACGCTCGCGCGCCCGGGACGGCGCTACCCGACGCGGTTCCTGCGCCGCTCGAACGCCTACGGCGAGTTGTGCTTGGCCTGCCACCCGGCGGGGCCCGTCACGGCGGACGGCGAGTCGCTGCGCTCGGGCGCGCCCGTCTTTGCGGACTACGTCGGCTCCGCGAAGTGCGCCGAGTGCCACCGCGCGATCTTCGAGCAGTGGCGGCTCACGCTGCACGCGACCAACTTCCGTGACGCGACGAAGGACCCGAAGGCCATCCGCGGCGTCTTCACCGACGGCGACACCCAGCCCTTCCCGAAGGGGCAGGTGCTGCGCTCGGTCGGCGAGCACTGGACGCAGCGCTACCTGGTGCAGGGCAAGAAGGAGCTGATGGTTGTGCCCGACACCTGGTCGATCCAGACGGGCGCCTGGGTGCGGGAGGGCTCGTTCAACCGCCCGTGGCTCAAGTACTGCGCCGGGTGCCACGTCACGGGGCTCAACCCGTTCGACGGCAGCTCCTTCGAGCTGGGCACCGGCTGCGAGGGGTGCCACGGGCCGGGCCGGCGCCACGCCGAGAGCACCGACCAGACGGAGATCGTCAACCCGGGCGTCCTCGTCGAGACGCGGCGCGACATGATCTGCGAGTCCTGCCACACCGCGGGCCACGACCGCAGCGGCAATTTCCGCTACCCGGTGGGGTACCGCCCCGGCGAGGACCTGATGCGCTACTACCGCGGCCTCGTCCCCAAGCCGGGACAGGACGTCTCGAACTACACGGGCGACAACACGTACGAGGACCGGCACCGGCAGTTCCTCTACGCGATCTCGCGCATGAACATCCTGACCGGGGCGACCTGCGACGTCTGCTCCGTGGGCCGCCAGCCCACGGCGGACCAGGAGGGGAAGAACCCGGAGTACCGCCTGTCGCCGGACGAGATGTGCGGCACCTGCCACCTCGAGATCAAGAAGGACCAGCGGGCGCACGCCGACCACGCGCCGGAGGCGGCCGGCTGCATCGACTGCCACGTGCCCGCGCTGGACGCGACGCGCACGCGCTACAGCATCCACGACCACAAGTTCCAGTTCGGCCCGCCGAAGCCCGAGCACATCGCCGGGGGCGACCCCTGCCAGGGGTGCCACGAGCGGCGGCGGGTGAAGGCGAAGGGCCCGGGCAAGGCGCTCGCCAGGCACTGACGGCCCGGGGCGGCGCGATTGATCGCGTCCGGCCCCCGGTGTATATAGGGCGCACGCAAGGAGGGACGGCGA includes these proteins:
- a CDS encoding multiheme c-type cytochrome, which translates into the protein MPRRLVRPAAGSARAAAIASVLATLLAAPGAGGAGVAPADPHVFMRDPARCTDCHETAPQRGRDDHLSVTFKDTIVNLCSTCHQDEHHREEHPVEIRPEGAVPDDLHLDSTYTVTCATCHDPHGPAEADRPYLPQTLLERVATLARPGRRYPTRFLRRSNAYGELCLACHPAGPVTADGESLRSGAPVFADYVGSAKCAECHRAIFEQWRLTLHATNFRDATKDPKAIRGVFTDGDTQPFPKGQVLRSVGEHWTQRYLVQGKKELMVVPDTWSIQTGAWVREGSFNRPWLKYCAGCHVTGLNPFDGSSFELGTGCEGCHGPGRRHAESTDQTEIVNPGVLVETRRDMICESCHTAGHDRSGNFRYPVGYRPGEDLMRYYRGLVPKPGQDVSNYTGDNTYEDRHRQFLYAISRMNILTGATCDVCSVGRQPTADQEGKNPEYRLSPDEMCGTCHLEIKKDQRAHADHAPEAAGCIDCHVPALDATRTRYSIHDHKFQFGPPKPEHIAGGDPCQGCHERRRVKAKGPGKALARH